The Amycolatopsis sp. DG1A-15b genome contains the following window.
GGGCGCCGCCTCGTGCAGTTCCTGCTGGACGAACTGCTCGTCTTCGGGCCGATGCTGCTGCTCGCGATCGCGGTGGTCTGGCTGTTCCACCCGCACGGCCCGGCCCTGCTGACGTTCCTGAAGGTCGTCCTCTACACGATGCTGGCGCTGGACCTGGTGGGCCTGTGGTTCGTCCACGCGTGGTGGCCCTACCGGCACGGCGGCCAGACGCCGGCGATGCGGTGGCTGCGCCTGCGGATCGAGACGCTCGAGGGCACGCACCCGTCGTTCGGCGCGTTCTTCGTCCGCGAGCTGCTGATGGTGGTCGACGGCTTCGCGTGGGGGCTGGCCGGGATC
Protein-coding sequences here:
- a CDS encoding RDD family protein, which produces MTGSRPGVGVVGRRLVQFLLDELLVFGPMLLLAIAVVWLFHPHGPALLTFLKVVLYTMLALDLVGLWFVHAWWPYRHGGQTPAMRWLRLRIETLEGTHPSFGAFFVRELLMVVDGFAWGLAGIVVMLVTRRRQRFGDVVARTVVVRVPRSAHQAAFPGPDGDFGAVAGAQLALGRADVGLDRGHRHHE